DNA sequence from the Acidobacteriota bacterium genome:
CCGTAACCAGCTACTTTTCGCAGGAAGAAGCGGGCGAATTTATGGGCTATTCGCGCGAAAACGGCGATGTCGGCACGCGCAATTACGTCGCGGTCATCGCCACATCGAACTGTTCCAGCCACGTCACCGAACTGATCGCCGAACATTTCAGCAAAACCGATTTTGCAAGCGACGGCCCAAACGGCAGTGTAGATGGAGTCGTAGCCATTCCGCATCAGGAAGGTTGCGGCCATTCGCAAGGCGAAGACACCTGGCAACTGGAACGCACCATCGCTGGAATGATTTACCATCCGAACGTTGGCGCTGTGTTGATGGTCAGTCTTGGTTGCGAAGTGAATCAAATTTCCAAATATATCGGCACGACGCAGTTGGGGCAGCAGGCTTTTCGCAAAGGTAAGCTGATCGTCGGGTTGGAAATGCAGACCAGCGGAGGAACCCGGCAAACGGTAGCCGCTGGAGTCAAAGAAGTCGAAAAACTGATCGAACATTGCCGCACGATGAAGCGCAGCCCGCAGCCAATGAGCCGGATTTTGCTTGGAACAAACTGCGGAGGTTCCGACGCTTTTTCAGGCATTTCGGCAAATCCTTCGCTCGGTTACGCCAGTGACTTGCTGGTTCGCAGCGGTGGCACTTCTGTGCTGGCCGAAATTCCAGAATGCATGGGCGCTGAACACTTGCTGACACGCCGTGCAATTGACGAAGCGACAGGCCGCAAAGTCGTTGACGTAGTGAAGTGGTACCAGGAATATCTGAGCCGTTTTGGTGGCAAATGGGACGATAATCCTTCGCCGGGAAACAAGATGGGCGGCATTACAAACGTCTGCGAAAAGTCGTTGGGCGCAGTGGCCAAAGGCGGCACTACGGCGCTGACCGGTGTTTTCGCCTACGCCGAACGCATCAACAAACCCGGCTTCGTGCTGATGAACACGCCCGGTTACGACCCGGTTTCACTGACGGGGATTTCTGCCGGTGGAGCGAACATGATCTGCTTCACCACGGGGCGCGGTTCGGCGATTGGCTCGCCGGTCGTTCCGGTCATCAAAGTCGCTACCAATTCCCGCATCGCCAAAATCATGGACGACAACATGGACGTCAACGCCGGAACCGTCGTCGAAGGCGAAGAAACCATTTACGACGTCGGCCAGCGAATCTTTGACCTGATCCGCCGCGTGGCTTCCGGCGAACGAACCAAAGCTGAAACCTGGGGCCACAAAGAATTCGTACCCTGGCGCATCGGGCCGGTGATGTAGCGCCTTCCAATCAGGCCGAAACGATTTCCAGTAACGGAATTGACGAAGCAGTTTCAGCCATTCGTTGATTCCGTTATTTTCATTTGTTCGCTATTCTTTGGCTGCGCCTGTCACCGTTTCCAGTTTTTCAAAGGAATTCAGATGAAGAATTCAATTCTGTTTTTGATTTTATTACTTTGCTCGACGCTCGCTGCCTGCAGCGGCGACAAGCCGACACAACTTGGAATTTCGCAGCCGGGCGCTTCGCCATCGCCAGTAACAGCGGCTTCAGCGACACCGGCAGAACCGCCGCCAGTGATTGCGCCGGTTCCGGCAAGGTTTCGGCGAACCTTGGCCGGATTGATTGACGGCAAGCACGCCGTCGAAATGGAACTGGATCGCAATCAGGTCGAAGCCGATCAGGTGTGGGGCAGTTACCGTTACAAAAAGATTCAGAAAAAATCCCTGAGCTTACAAGGCAAGATTGCCAAAGACGGAAGTGTCGAATTGACCGAAACTGACGAAAACGGCAAGGAAACCGGTGTCTTTATAGGCAAACTGGTGATGGAAGTTCGCGGCGATGATTCGCGGTTGAAGTTCACGGGCGACTGGAAAAAATCCAAGAGCGATTCCACGGCCTTACCCTTTGAACTGGCGGAAACGCGATTTGATTTGGGCGGGATGCGGATGGTGTTGAAAGAACAAAGCGAGGAAAACAAGAAACTGAAGCTGACGATTGACACCGCATACCCGCAACTGGTCGGCGGAGACGCCGCCGTCACCGACACGTTCAACAAAGCACTGAGCGGATTTGCCACTCGCAAAGTCGCCGAATTCAAAAAGGAAAATAAAGAAGGCTTGGACGCAATGGTCAAAGATGCGGAATCCAGCCCAGGATTCGCACTGGACGTCAGTTACCACACGACCTTCGCCGACAAAAACCTGATCAGCGTGTTGGTGTGGACGTATCAGTACACAGGCGGGGCACACGGCGGTTCCTACTCCACGACGTTTAATTACGATTTGCAAAGCGGGCGCATGCTGAAACTGGCCGATCTATTCCAACCGAATTCCGGCTACCTGAAAGTCATTTCGAATTCCTGCACTGCTGCGCTGCTCAAGGAAATTGGCCAGGAAGCTGACCAGGAATGGCTTCGCAACGGCGCAGCGCCGAAGGCCGAAAATTACAAAAGCTGGAACGTGACGCCGGACGGGTTGCAGATCACCTTCGACGCGTACCAGGTCGCGGCGTACGCCTTCGGCCCACAGGAAGTCGTCGTTCCCTATTCTGCGCTGAAAACAATTATCAAACCGAACGGCGCGCTGGCTGCGTTCGCCAAATAATCAGGTTCTCTAAAAATGCCCACCCGCCTTCAACCCAAGCTCATTACGGTGTTCCGTGAAGGGTACACACGAAAACAATTCACCTCCGATTTGATTGCCGGCGTCATCGTCGGCATCGTCGCGTTGCCGCTGGCGATTGCCTTTGCGATTGCTTCGGGCGTGAAGCCCGAACAAGGCTTGTACACTGCCGTCATTGCCGGATTCATCATTGGCGCGCTGGGCGGTACGCGCGCCCAAATCAGCGGCCCCACCGGCGCGTTCATCGTCATCATTTACGGCATTGTTCAACAGTACGGATATGATGGGTTGGCCGTCGCCACGATCATTGCCGGATTCATTCTGGTGGCAATGGGCTTGCTGCGGATGGGCGCGTTTTTGAAGTTCATACCCTATCCCGTGACGGTCGGATTCACCACGGGCATTGCGTTGATCATCTTCTCCGGCCAGATCCGGGACTTTTTTGGCTTGCAGATGCAAAACGTTCCGGCGGATTTCGTCGAAAAGTGGGGGGCATATATTCATGCGGCGACATCGGTGAATTGGCAGGCGCTGGTCATCGGCGCGGCTTCGTTGGCGATTGTGTTTTTGTGGCCGCGGATCACGCCAAAAGTGCCAGGGTCGTTGGTGGCGATCGTGTTGGCCACGGCGGCAGTGCATCTGCTTCACCTGAATGTTGAAACCATCGGCAGCCGATTCGGCAGCGTGCCGAACACTTTGCCTGCGCCGCACTTTCCGCATCTGACCTGGAGTTTGATCACCAAGATGTTTTCGCCCGCCATCACAATTGCGTTGCTGGCGGCGATTGAATCGTTATTAGCGGCGGTCGTTGCCGACGGCATGATGGGAACTCGTCACCGGTCCAACATGGAGTTGATCGCGCAAGGCATCGGCAATGTCATTTCGCCGATTTTTCAGGGCATCCCGGCCACCGGAGCGATTGCCCGCACGGCAACCAACATCAAAAGCGGCGGTAGAACTCCCATCGCGGCGATCATTCATGCGGTGATGCTGTTGCTGATTATGCTGTTTTTCGGGCGATGGGCGGCGCTGATTCCCATGCCTACGCTAGCAGCCATTTTGATTTTCGTCTCGTACAACATGAGCGAATATCACGCTTTTCTAAAACTGCTGAAAAGCCCGAAAAGTGACGTGGCCGTTCTGCTGGTGACCTTTGCGTTGACGGTGTTGATTGACTTGACGGTGGCGATTCAGGTGGGTGTCGTGTTGGCGGCATTTCTGTTTTTACAGCGAATGTCCGAGGTCTCTCAGGTCAGTTCACTAACCGGTAACTTGACCGAAGAGGAAGAAGACTCGGTCAATCCGCGCGCGATTTCCAAACGCCATGTGCCAGCGGGGGTCGAGGTGTTCGAGGTATATGGCTCCCTGTTTTTCGGTGCGATTGAACGCTTCAAGGATGCCATGCGCCGCGTCGAAAAGAAGCCCAAAGTGCTGATCATCCGCATGCGCATGGTTCCTGCGATTGACGCCACAGGCCTGCAGGTATTGGAGGATGTGTTGGAGCGCACGCGGCGCGAAGGCGGAACCTTAATGTTGACCGGCGTCGCCGCGCAGCCGTTGGAGGCCATAGAACGATCCGGCTTGTTGGAAAAAATTGGCCGGAAATTTATCTTTGAAAGCATTGACGACGCGTTGGAATGTGCCCGGCAGTTTTTGAAGTAACCGAAAGCCGTTTTTCAATCTGCGCTGACCACTGTCGCGGCCGGTAATTTATCGCGTTTGGTCAGGCTCCAGCGCATAAACGGCTTTTCGGCCAGAACAAATAACAATGCGCAAAGCGCAAATACCACAGGCACAATCAACGAACACATCCACAGAAAATCCGTCGTCGCAGAAAGCGCAGCCACCGACAGCGATTTCATTTCCCAAAACATTCGCGAAATGATCGGCACGTGATACAGGTAAATCGTGTAACACATCCCGCCCGTAATCACGACCCAGCGCCAGGTGATGATTCGGTTGGCGATCTTGCCCAGACAGCATCCGGCGTACATTCCCGCCACTACCAGCGGCAACAAAAAGTACGTGTGCCCGAACCACAGCAAGGTGAAAACGATGAACGCCGCACAAGCCACGGCGATCAAGTCCCAGCGGTAGGATTTTTGCCGCAGCAAATCGGGCTTGCTCAGATAAAAATCCGCCAGCAGGAATCCCGCCAGGAAATAATGCAGGAAGTTAAACAGCGTCAGCCGCAACCGCGCAGAACCAAAGGGGTAAATAAACTCCTGCGAAAATACGCCGAACGCCAGAATCAATCCCAACAACCACAATCGTCGTTTTCGCGCGTCAGGAATTTTGAACAGCCGCACCAGAAACGGCACGAAGATGTAAAACTGGATTTCGACTTCCAACGACCAGGCGACGCCATTGATCAGGCTTTCGCGGCCAAACGCAAATCCGTGAACATAAAACACGCTGGCAATCAGGTTCGGAATCAACGGGACGAAATCTTTTTTGTCCAGCCACATGACGAAAAACAGCGCCAACAAACAGATGACATACGGCGGTTCGATGCGCGTCACGCGGCGCAGGTAATACCCTTTCAGATTTGGCGCAGGCAAATCGTTGAATGCGCGTTTGGCAAACGGCAGCGCCAGAATGAATCCGCTGATGACGAAAAACAGATTGACCCCGAAATGTCCGCAATATGCCAGCGGGATCAACCAGGATTGTTTGCTGGCGGCAAACCAGTCGGCGCTGGTCCAAATTCGTTCGACGCGTCCGACGGCAGGCAGATAAATGGACATCAGGTGGTGAAAGACGACAACCGAAATGGCGATGAAGCGAAGCCCGTCAACTTCCGCAATGACTTCTCCGGTCGAAGTGACGCGCGAAAGTTTGTTGGCGATCCAGTTGTGTGAGGCACGCAGCCCCCGCGCCAAAGCGGGAAGTGAATCTTTCATCTTGTATCTGGTATCTTGTAATGGTGTTGAAAATCGTCGCGCAGAGTAACAGCAGATTTACGTCGTGACAATCAGGAGCATTTTTATGATCCATCTGCAATCCATCGGCCTGAAACCTTCGGCGAAAACACAATCGGGTTTTCCGTTCATCTTGCCTTTGGTGCAAAACTTCGGCGAGATCGAATTGCGTTCACCGGTCGCGTTTTTTGTGGGCGAAAACGGTTCGGGGAAATCCACGCTTGTTGAAGCCATTGCCGCCGGAGTCAATCTTCCAACTGTCGGCGGCGAAGATATTGCGCGCGACAAAAGCCTGACCAACGCGCGTGCTCTGGGCAAACGACTGAAACTTGGCTGGCAACGCAAAACGCACCGAGGCTTTTTTCTGCGTGCGGAGGACTTCTTCAATTTCGCCAAACGCTTGCAAACCATGCAGGCGGAATTGCAGGAAATGGCCGACGAGTTTGAAAGCGAATACACGGGCTATGCGCTGGGGTTGGCGAAAGGCGCGGCTTTGGGACAGCGACAGGCGTTGATCGAACGATACGGCGAAAATTTGGACGCGAACTCGCACGGCGAAAGCTTTCTGAAGCTGTTTCAATCGCGCTTCGTCCCGAACGGGTTGTACCTGCTGGACGAACCGGAAGCGCCGCTTTCACCGCAACGACAACTGGCGTTGCTTTCGATGATCAAAGAAATGGTCGGCGAAGGCGCGCAGTTCATCGTCGCCACACATTCACCGATTTTGATGGCTTATCCCGAAGCACAAATCTTCAGTTTTGATTCTCACCCCGTCTGCGAAACGGCGTATGACGACGTCGAGCATGTTTCCTTAACGCGGCAGTTTCTGAACAATCCGAATTCGTTTCTGAAGTATTTGTAACCGCCACTGGTTATCATTTCCCGCGAAATGCTTCAATCTCGGCTTTGGATTTTTGGCCGACCTCTTCCAGTCGTTTCATCCATTGTTTTTCATACGGCTTCAGTGCATTCACCACCGCTTCGGCGACGGCCAGGTTGCGAAACCATTTTTTGTTCGCTGGAACGATGAACCACGGAGCCTGCGGCGTGCTGCACCGGTTCAGCGCGTCTTCGTAAGCACGAGTGTAATCATTCCAGTACTCGCGCTCTTTCCAATCGCCAGCCGAAAGTTTCCAGTATTTGGTTGCGTCCTGTTCGCGTTCCAGCAAACGTTGTTCCTGTTCCTGTTTGCTAATGTGCAAGTAAAACTTCAATACAATGGTATTGGATTCCGCCAGAAGCTTTTCAAAGTGGTTGATATGATCGTATCGCGC
Encoded proteins:
- a CDS encoding altronate dehydratase encodes the protein MTTNTDKPILVLNTKDNVGVARLPVSEGREIVVNGDRNDKIIARETITPGHKIALRPIAKGSLIHKYGETIGKATEDIAAGSWVHTHNVVPEFSAGNYEFATQTPVTSYFSQEEAGEFMGYSRENGDVGTRNYVAVIATSNCSSHVTELIAEHFSKTDFASDGPNGSVDGVVAIPHQEGCGHSQGEDTWQLERTIAGMIYHPNVGAVLMVSLGCEVNQISKYIGTTQLGQQAFRKGKLIVGLEMQTSGGTRQTVAAGVKEVEKLIEHCRTMKRSPQPMSRILLGTNCGGSDAFSGISANPSLGYASDLLVRSGGTSVLAEIPECMGAEHLLTRRAIDEATGRKVVDVVKWYQEYLSRFGGKWDDNPSPGNKMGGITNVCEKSLGAVAKGGTTALTGVFAYAERINKPGFVLMNTPGYDPVSLTGISAGGANMICFTTGRGSAIGSPVVPVIKVATNSRIAKIMDDNMDVNAGTVVEGEETIYDVGQRIFDLIRRVASGERTKAETWGHKEFVPWRIGPVM
- the sulP gene encoding sulfate permease; this translates as MPTRLQPKLITVFREGYTRKQFTSDLIAGVIVGIVALPLAIAFAIASGVKPEQGLYTAVIAGFIIGALGGTRAQISGPTGAFIVIIYGIVQQYGYDGLAVATIIAGFILVAMGLLRMGAFLKFIPYPVTVGFTTGIALIIFSGQIRDFFGLQMQNVPADFVEKWGAYIHAATSVNWQALVIGAASLAIVFLWPRITPKVPGSLVAIVLATAAVHLLHLNVETIGSRFGSVPNTLPAPHFPHLTWSLITKMFSPAITIALLAAIESLLAAVVADGMMGTRHRSNMELIAQGIGNVISPIFQGIPATGAIARTATNIKSGGRTPIAAIIHAVMLLLIMLFFGRWAALIPMPTLAAILIFVSYNMSEYHAFLKLLKSPKSDVAVLLVTFALTVLIDLTVAIQVGVVLAAFLFLQRMSEVSQVSSLTGNLTEEEEDSVNPRAISKRHVPAGVEVFEVYGSLFFGAIERFKDAMRRVEKKPKVLIIRMRMVPAIDATGLQVLEDVLERTRREGGTLMLTGVAAQPLEAIERSGLLEKIGRKFIFESIDDALECARQFLK
- a CDS encoding acyltransferase, whose amino-acid sequence is MKDSLPALARGLRASHNWIANKLSRVTSTGEVIAEVDGLRFIAISVVVFHHLMSIYLPAVGRVERIWTSADWFAASKQSWLIPLAYCGHFGVNLFFVISGFILALPFAKRAFNDLPAPNLKGYYLRRVTRIEPPYVICLLALFFVMWLDKKDFVPLIPNLIASVFYVHGFAFGRESLINGVAWSLEVEIQFYIFVPFLVRLFKIPDARKRRLWLLGLILAFGVFSQEFIYPFGSARLRLTLFNFLHYFLAGFLLADFYLSKPDLLRQKSYRWDLIAVACAAFIVFTLLWFGHTYFLLPLVVAGMYAGCCLGKIANRIITWRWVVITGGMCYTIYLYHVPIISRMFWEMKSLSVAALSATTDFLWMCSLIVPVVFALCALLFVLAEKPFMRWSLTKRDKLPAATVVSAD
- a CDS encoding AAA family ATPase, which produces MIHLQSIGLKPSAKTQSGFPFILPLVQNFGEIELRSPVAFFVGENGSGKSTLVEAIAAGVNLPTVGGEDIARDKSLTNARALGKRLKLGWQRKTHRGFFLRAEDFFNFAKRLQTMQAELQEMADEFESEYTGYALGLAKGAALGQRQALIERYGENLDANSHGESFLKLFQSRFVPNGLYLLDEPEAPLSPQRQLALLSMIKEMVGEGAQFIVATHSPILMAYPEAQIFSFDSHPVCETAYDDVEHVSLTRQFLNNPNSFLKYL
- a CDS encoding DUF3298 and DUF4163 domain-containing protein → MKNSILFLILLLCSTLAACSGDKPTQLGISQPGASPSPVTAASATPAEPPPVIAPVPARFRRTLAGLIDGKHAVEMELDRNQVEADQVWGSYRYKKIQKKSLSLQGKIAKDGSVELTETDENGKETGVFIGKLVMEVRGDDSRLKFTGDWKKSKSDSTALPFELAETRFDLGGMRMVLKEQSEENKKLKLTIDTAYPQLVGGDAAVTDTFNKALSGFATRKVAEFKKENKEGLDAMVKDAESSPGFALDVSYHTTFADKNLISVLVWTYQYTGGAHGGSYSTTFNYDLQSGRMLKLADLFQPNSGYLKVISNSCTAALLKEIGQEADQEWLRNGAAPKAENYKSWNVTPDGLQITFDAYQVAAYAFGPQEVVVPYSALKTIIKPNGALAAFAK